The nucleotide window GTTCCTGAGAGCCGGCTCTTTCTGTTGCGGATTCGATTTCTCCGACGATAGCGTCACGAGTGTCAATCAGCGTTTCAAAAATCTCAAAAACTGGGAAGGCGCTGTCTCCTCGACCACCTTGCCGACACCATTTGACGGAGCGCTTTTCGACATTGTTACCTGCATCGAGACGTTGGAACATCTGCTTGACGAGATGATTCCCCCGACGCTGGGGGAGATTGCCAGACTCTTGAAGCAGGATGGAATTGTGCTTTTCACAACCCCCTACACTGAGGACATTGAAGCACGATCCGTCTATTGTCCTTTTTGCGACAATGTATTTCATCCGGTACAACATGTACGATCCTTCGATGAAAACACTCTTCGACAACTGCTGGAGCAGCATGGTTTCGAAGTTCTCATGTGCCGTTCCATGGATCTGTTCGAGCTGCAACGGAACAAAACGTCCGGACGGCCGGGTATCAAAAGCCTGGGGCGCTATTGGTTCAACCGGATTGTCGATGTGGTATTTCCCGTCAGAATCGATGGGACCGGATACCATGCGCCCCGGGTCTCAGGCGGCCCGAACCTTTGCGCAATCGCGCGGAAGAGGAATCGATGACGATGCGGGAAAACGTTGTAACATTGACGGCCCAAAGCGGCGCTCCCTCTTACGAAATCGCCGGCCTTACCCAACGGGTAAGGCACATGCTCCATGAGGCGGCACCAGGCTCTCATCCCGAGGCCCCGTTCAGTAGCATCATTCAGCCGGGAATGACGGTCCTCCTCAAGCCGAACTGGGTCCTTCA belongs to Geobacter sp. SVR and includes:
- a CDS encoding class I SAM-dependent methyltransferase, yielding MEHPPRSATWTPETIRRFWNYTSQKKSIEGEYFSFQVGDALVSLLQRVNAIKGGARVLDFGCGPGFLLEKFLRAGSFCCGFDFSDDSVTSVNQRFKNLKNWEGAVSSTTLPTPFDGALFDIVTCIETLEHLLDEMIPPTLGEIARLLKQDGIVLFTTPYTEDIEARSVYCPFCDNVFHPVQHVRSFDENTLRQLLEQHGFEVLMCRSMDLFELQRNKTSGRPGIKSLGRYWFNRIVDVVFPVRIDGTGYHAPRVSGGPNLCAIARKRNR